ATGGTCGTTTTTGACATGGACAGGACAATCATTGAGGGCGAAATAATTGATGAGCTGGCCAAAGCCGCGAATGTCGGTCTCAAGGTCTCTAAAATAACCAGTAAAGCCATGGCCGGCGAAATTGAATTTAAGGAAGCTCTCATAGAGCGGGTACGGCTTTTAGCTGGCTTGCCGGTTTCGGTTCTGAAAGAAGTAGCCGATGGAATACAACTTTCTTCCGGAGCTCATGAATTGATCGCAACTTTAAAAACCATGGGGTTTAAGTTGGCGCTCATTTCGGGTGGATTCAAATTTTTTACCGATCATTTAAAAGATCACCTCGGTTTTGATTATACTTTTGCCAATGATTTGGAAGTCAAAGATGGCGTTCTAACCGGTAAAATAAAAGGTCGAATTATTGATCGGGAAGCTAAGGGGGCCATCGTCCGCGATCTGGCAAAAAAAGAGGGTCTTTCCCGAGAAGAAATCGTTGCGGTGGGGGACGGCGCCAACGATGAAATTATGTTAAAAAACGCAGGATTTGGGATTGCATTTAATGCAAGTGAGCTGCTTAAGAAAGTGGCCGACGGGCGGATTACTCACTCTAACCTTCTTGGCTTGCTTTATTGCCTGGGTGCCACTGATCGAGCCGTCGAGAACAATCGGTAACAACTCTCTCCAGCTTTCTA
This sequence is a window from candidate division KSB1 bacterium. Protein-coding genes within it:
- the serB gene encoding phosphoserine phosphatase SerB, which codes for MKDKKYIVLNGFGKNQPYLIADICSAVTDSKLNIVAVEQNAVHGVFTIFMVMEPLNSGDSPEDACHRLKENAGTLPLELNIDLVEGTTALKSVEKDLQVFTIIGRDKVGILKAITNTLANFRVNIERMHHLARGELVALEMMVDASELRDLSVLKEVIQRTCDEVGFDTIIQPDTPFRQRRRMVVFDMDRTIIEGEIIDELAKAANVGLKVSKITSKAMAGEIEFKEALIERVRLLAGLPVSVLKEVADGIQLSSGAHELIATLKTMGFKLALISGGFKFFTDHLKDHLGFDYTFANDLEVKDGVLTGKIKGRIIDREAKGAIVRDLAKKEGLSREEIVAVGDGANDEIMLKNAGFGIAFNASELLKKVADGRITHSNLLGLLYCLGATDRAVENNR